A section of the Pseudomonas tritici genome encodes:
- a CDS encoding sigma-54-dependent transcriptional regulator — MSIDNQIQVVLIDDDPHLRQALCQTLDLAGLKVLTLGEATGLTARLSRDWPGVVVSDIRMPGMDGLELLAELHGQDPDLPVLLITGHGDVPLAVQAMRAGAYDFLEKPFASDALLDSVRRALALRRLVLDNRSLRLALSDRQQLSTRLVGHSPQMLRLREQIGALAGTRADVLILGETGAGKEVVARALHDLSSRRSGPFVAINAGALAESVVESELFGHEPGAFTGAQKRRIGKFEFANGGTLFLDEIESMSLDVQVKLLRLLQERVVERLGGNQLIPLDIRIIAATKEDLRQSADQGRFRADLYYRLNVAPLRIPPLRERGEDALMLFQHFADEASSRHGLPLHELQPGQRALLLRHSWPGNVRELQNAAERFALGLELALDNTPDNPSAGVLTSTPGGLSEQVEQFEKSLIAAELTRPHSSMRSLAEALGVPRKTLHDKLRKHGLNFANQSGDDE; from the coding sequence ATGAGTATCGATAACCAGATTCAGGTGGTGTTGATCGACGACGATCCACACCTGCGTCAGGCCCTGTGCCAGACCCTGGACCTGGCCGGGCTGAAAGTCCTGACCCTGGGCGAAGCCACAGGCCTTACCGCGCGCCTGTCGCGGGATTGGCCGGGCGTGGTGGTCAGCGACATCCGCATGCCCGGCATGGACGGCCTGGAGCTGCTCGCCGAACTGCACGGCCAGGACCCGGACCTGCCAGTGCTGCTGATCACCGGCCACGGCGATGTGCCGCTGGCGGTGCAAGCCATGCGCGCCGGCGCTTACGACTTCTTGGAAAAACCCTTCGCCAGCGATGCCCTGCTCGACAGCGTGCGCCGTGCCCTGGCCTTGCGCCGCCTAGTACTGGACAACCGCAGCCTGCGCCTGGCCCTCAGCGACCGCCAGCAATTGAGCACACGCCTGGTGGGGCACTCACCACAAATGCTGCGCCTGCGCGAACAGATCGGTGCACTGGCGGGGACCAGAGCCGATGTGCTGATCCTCGGCGAAACCGGCGCCGGCAAAGAAGTGGTGGCGCGCGCGCTGCATGACCTGTCGAGCCGCCGCAGCGGTCCGTTTGTGGCGATCAACGCAGGCGCTTTGGCCGAATCCGTGGTGGAAAGCGAACTGTTCGGCCATGAGCCCGGCGCCTTTACCGGCGCGCAGAAACGCCGCATCGGCAAGTTCGAATTCGCCAATGGCGGCACGTTGTTCCTTGATGAAATCGAGAGCATGAGCCTGGATGTACAGGTCAAACTCTTGCGCCTGTTGCAGGAGCGCGTCGTCGAGCGCTTGGGCGGCAATCAGCTGATACCGCTGGATATCCGCATCATCGCTGCGACCAAGGAAGACCTGCGCCAGTCCGCCGACCAGGGCCGTTTCCGTGCCGACTTGTATTACCGCCTCAACGTCGCGCCGCTGCGTATTCCACCGCTGCGTGAGCGCGGTGAAGATGCGCTGATGCTGTTCCAGCATTTTGCCGATGAAGCCAGCAGCCGCCACGGCCTGCCGCTGCACGAGCTGCAACCGGGCCAGCGCGCGCTGCTGCTGCGTCATAGCTGGCCGGGCAACGTGCGCGAGCTACAAAACGCTGCCGAACGCTTCGCCCTGGGCCTGGAACTGGCGCTGGATAACACACCGGACAATCCATCGGCCGGTGTCCTGACCTCCACGCCAGGCGGCCTCAGCGAGCAAGTCGAGCAGTTCGAAAAAAGCCTGATCGCCGCCGAACTGACCCGCCCGCACAGCTCTATGCGTAGTCTGGCCGAAGCCTTGGGCGTACCGCGCAAAACCTTGCACGACAAACTGCGCAAGCACGGCCTGAACTTCGCCAACCAAAGTGGCGACGACGAATGA
- a CDS encoding sensor histidine kinase: MTPPLPRRPRWRSLALLALCLAPLLWPLEHLAERYYRSELAGQNRQTLDLYVANLLGTLHRYEVLPQILGDLPALRTALGAPQVSTNLVNANLLLKDVAAQAGVEVMYLMDTSGKTLAASNWDKQDSFVGRNFSFRPYFSEAMAGRLGRFFGLGTTSAKRGYFFAAAVRDGDKIIGVLVVKVDLDHTESLWGNTPEQLLVTDHNGVVILTSRPQWRFRATRPLTAEERQAIIAIQPYPTRDPQPLSLSSTAWLRQSTAIAETGWNVEILAPRSLINRPVRTVVAVGGATLLVLMLLLGLMMQRRRHYLERIAFEAKARRELEARVVERTSDLEGLNRRLKQEVLEREHAQQELVRAQDDLVQAGKLSALGTMSASISHELNQPLAAIRSYAENAEILLDHERTSDARGNLKLISELTGRMASIIAHLRAFARRDRHAPESVALQPALDDALALLAKRRRSMEVELIRDLPEATLWVQAGETRLRQVLGNLLANALDALTEKGPPRKLWLSAETTVQGVNLYIRDNGPGFCMEALGRASEPFYTTKTRTQGLGLGLAICETLMRAFGGELLFANHKEGGALLTLKLRAGSPGVSLQPSEDRSV; encoded by the coding sequence ATGACTCCACCCCTCCCGCGTAGACCCCGCTGGCGTAGCCTCGCCCTGTTGGCGTTGTGCCTGGCACCGCTGCTGTGGCCGCTGGAGCACCTGGCCGAGCGTTATTACCGCAGTGAGCTGGCCGGCCAGAATCGCCAGACCCTTGACCTGTACGTGGCCAACCTGCTGGGCACCCTGCACCGCTACGAAGTACTGCCACAAATTCTTGGCGACCTGCCGGCCTTGCGCACGGCACTTGGCGCGCCCCAGGTCAGCACCAACCTGGTCAACGCCAACCTGCTGCTCAAGGACGTCGCCGCCCAGGCCGGGGTGGAGGTGATGTACCTGATGGACACCTCCGGCAAGACCCTCGCCGCCTCCAATTGGGATAAACAAGACAGCTTTGTCGGGCGCAATTTCTCGTTCCGTCCCTACTTCAGCGAAGCCATGGCCGGGCGCCTGGGGCGGTTTTTCGGGTTGGGCACCACGTCGGCCAAGCGCGGCTATTTCTTCGCCGCCGCCGTGCGCGATGGCGATAAAATCATCGGCGTGCTGGTGGTCAAGGTCGACCTGGACCACACCGAAAGCCTGTGGGGCAACACCCCGGAACAACTGCTGGTCACCGACCATAACGGCGTGGTGATTCTCACGTCGCGGCCACAGTGGCGATTCCGTGCCACCCGGCCGCTGACGGCTGAAGAGCGCCAGGCCATCATCGCCATCCAGCCCTACCCCACCCGCGATCCCCAGCCGCTGAGCCTGAGCAGCACCGCCTGGCTTCGCCAATCTACGGCCATCGCCGAGACCGGCTGGAACGTGGAAATCCTCGCGCCACGTTCGTTGATCAACCGCCCGGTACGCACGGTCGTTGCCGTGGGTGGCGCCACGCTGTTGGTGTTGATGCTGTTACTGGGCTTGATGATGCAACGCCGCCGCCATTACCTGGAACGCATCGCCTTTGAAGCCAAGGCCCGGCGCGAGCTGGAAGCGCGAGTGGTCGAACGGACCAGTGACCTTGAAGGCCTCAACCGGCGCCTGAAACAGGAAGTGCTGGAACGCGAGCACGCTCAGCAGGAGCTGGTGCGTGCCCAGGACGACCTGGTACAGGCCGGCAAACTGTCGGCGCTGGGCACCATGTCGGCGAGCATCAGCCACGAACTCAACCAGCCTTTGGCAGCGATTCGCAGCTATGCGGAAAACGCCGAAATCCTGCTCGACCACGAGCGCACCAGCGACGCGCGGGGCAACCTCAAGCTGATCAGCGAACTGACCGGGCGCATGGCCTCGATCATTGCCCACTTGCGCGCCTTTGCCCGTCGCGACCGGCATGCGCCCGAAAGCGTAGCCCTGCAACCGGCACTGGACGATGCGCTGGCCTTGCTGGCCAAGCGGCGTCGGTCGATGGAGGTGGAGCTGATCCGCGATTTGCCGGAGGCAACATTGTGGGTACAGGCCGGCGAAACCCGGTTACGCCAGGTGCTCGGCAACCTGCTGGCCAACGCCCTCGACGCCCTCACCGAAAAAGGTCCGCCGCGCAAACTCTGGCTGAGTGCCGAAACCACCGTGCAGGGCGTCAACCTTTACATTCGCGACAACGGACCGGGCTTTTGCATGGAGGCCCTGGGCCGCGCCAGCGAGCCGTTCTATACCACCAAGACCCGCACCCAGGGCCTGGGGTTGGGGCTGGCGATCTGTGAAACCCTGATGCGCGCCTTTGGCGGTGAACTGCTGTTTGCCAACCACAAGGAAGGCGGCGCGCTGTTAACCTTGAAATTGCGTGCCGGCTCGCCGGGCGTCAGTCTGCAACCGTCCGAGGACCGCAGTGTATGA
- the rfbD gene encoding dTDP-4-dehydrorhamnose reductase gives MTSALKILITGQHGQVSRELQLRLQDLGDLIVLGRDQLDLANPDQIRQQVRAHRPDLIINAAAHTAVDQAESEPDVAFAINAIAPGVLAEEAKALGIPLIHYSTDYVFDGSKSDPYTEADTPNPLGVYGQSKLAGEQAITAVGGKYLILRTSWVYSSHGKNFLLTMQRLLKEKPQMRIVADQIGAPTWAGSIAHSTRGLIERWQAGEPGEWGVYHLTARGETSWFGFAEAIGEHLRTQGNACAELEPIPASAYPTLARRPLNSRLDCSRLQQQWHISQPPWQDALRECLAGQH, from the coding sequence ATCCTGATCACCGGCCAACACGGCCAAGTCTCCCGCGAACTGCAACTTCGGCTCCAGGACCTCGGCGATCTCATCGTTCTCGGCCGCGACCAACTCGACCTGGCCAACCCCGACCAGATCCGCCAGCAAGTCCGCGCCCATCGCCCTGACTTGATCATCAACGCCGCGGCCCATACGGCTGTCGATCAAGCTGAAAGCGAGCCGGACGTAGCGTTCGCGATCAACGCCATCGCCCCCGGCGTTCTCGCGGAGGAAGCCAAAGCCCTGGGCATCCCGTTGATCCACTACTCCACCGACTACGTGTTCGACGGCAGCAAATCCGACCCCTACACCGAAGCCGACACGCCGAACCCGCTGGGCGTCTATGGCCAGAGCAAACTGGCGGGCGAGCAGGCGATTACGGCCGTTGGCGGCAAATACTTGATCCTGCGCACCAGCTGGGTCTACTCCAGCCACGGCAAGAACTTCCTGCTGACCATGCAGCGCCTGTTAAAGGAAAAGCCGCAGATGCGCATCGTCGCCGACCAAATCGGCGCGCCAACCTGGGCCGGCAGCATCGCCCACAGCACGCGTGGGTTGATCGAGCGCTGGCAGGCGGGCGAGCCGGGGGAATGGGGTGTCTATCACTTGACCGCCAGAGGCGAAACGTCGTGGTTCGGGTTTGCCGAGGCGATTGGCGAGCATCTGCGCACGCAAGGCAACGCCTGCGCTGAACTGGAGCCGATCCCTGCCAGCGCCTACCCGACGCTAGCCAGGCGCCCATTGAACTCGCGTCTCGATTGCAGTCGCCTGCAGCAGCAATGGCACATCAGCCAACCGCCGTGGCAAGACGCATTGCGCGAGTGTCTTGCAGGGCAGCACTAG